One Prochlorococcus marinus XMU1408 genomic window carries:
- a CDS encoding histidine kinase: MNSAEATDRRQLKLLLVASRHHLSTGDIRSLIEFLEGEDCGFNVTLELSDPTENPELLEFYRLVAIPALIKLEPTPKQIFAGSSIFEQLKTWLPRWQHEGIIKGIGVSLRPKTIESNQTQKELLLEDDLLVLRQENETLTNKIHSQESLLRMVAHELRTPLTAAGLALQSQKLGQISMNKFQEVLKRRLEEIELLSKDLLEVGSTRWETLFNPQKVDLANISAEAILELEKLWLNRKIKINTDIPADLPSVFADQRRMMQVLLNLIENALKFSEDEGEIFITMLHRTNQWVEVIVRDNGPGIPPEEQQRIFVDRVRLPQTSQETIGFGIGLSVCRRIVEVHGGKIWVVSKPTEGACFYFTVPVWRGQKKDQEALTSGKAGP, encoded by the coding sequence GTGAATAGTGCCGAAGCTACCGATAGACGACAGTTAAAACTGTTGCTTGTGGCATCACGTCACCATCTCTCAACGGGAGATATTCGCTCGTTAATTGAATTTTTAGAAGGGGAAGATTGTGGTTTCAACGTAACTCTTGAATTGTCAGATCCAACTGAGAACCCTGAATTACTTGAGTTTTACAGATTAGTCGCTATTCCTGCACTAATAAAATTAGAGCCTACACCAAAACAAATTTTTGCTGGTAGTTCAATTTTTGAGCAACTTAAAACTTGGCTACCTAGATGGCAACACGAAGGAATAATTAAGGGGATCGGAGTAAGTCTCAGGCCTAAAACAATTGAATCAAATCAAACACAAAAAGAACTTTTACTTGAGGATGATCTTTTAGTTCTTCGGCAGGAGAACGAAACGCTCACTAACAAAATACATTCTCAAGAAAGTCTACTTAGAATGGTTGCTCATGAATTAAGAACACCATTAACCGCAGCAGGTTTAGCACTTCAAAGCCAAAAATTAGGGCAAATCAGCATGAATAAATTTCAAGAAGTCCTAAAAAGAAGGCTAGAAGAAATTGAATTGCTTTCGAAGGACTTATTGGAAGTTGGCAGTACTCGTTGGGAAACTTTGTTTAATCCTCAAAAAGTTGATCTTGCAAATATTTCTGCTGAAGCAATTCTTGAGCTTGAAAAACTTTGGCTTAATCGCAAGATAAAAATAAATACAGATATTCCCGCTGATCTACCCTCTGTTTTCGCAGATCAGAGGAGAATGATGCAGGTTTTATTGAACCTAATAGAAAATGCTTTGAAATTTTCTGAGGACGAAGGTGAAATTTTTATAACAATGCTTCACAGAACAAATCAATGGGTTGAGGTCATTGTTCGAGATAACGGACCTGGTATCCCCCCAGAAGAACAACAGAGAATATTTGTTGATCGAGTAAGACTTCCTCAGACTTCTCAAGAGACTATCGGCTTTGGCATTGGTCTTTCAGTTTGTAGAAGAATTGTTGAAGTGCATGGAGGAAAGATCTGGGTAGTTTCCAAACCAACTGAAGGTGCATGTTTCTATTTCACCGTTCCTGTATGGCGAGGACAAAAGAAGGATCAAGAAGCCTTGACGAGTGGCAAGGCGGGCCCGTAA
- a CDS encoding pseudouridine synthase — protein sequence MSLSRLQKIISESGLLSRRKADSLIKQGRVTLNGRKAIIGEKADPLSDHILVDGKDLPDKVNYKVILLNKPPGIISSCKDNHGRETILSLIPEHLRHGIHPVGRLDSYSRGAILLTNNGELTLRLTHPKYSHTKTYLVWVSGQPSQLILDNWRKGISLDGKMTMPATIKVKEVMNNKTLLKVTMKEGRNRQIRKLAAIFGHPVKDLQRIAIANIKLNGLQEGKWRELNSSEWISILN from the coding sequence ATGTCACTTAGTAGACTACAAAAAATAATATCTGAATCAGGCCTTTTATCAAGACGAAAAGCTGATTCACTAATTAAACAAGGTAGAGTTACTTTAAATGGTAGAAAAGCAATTATCGGAGAGAAAGCTGATCCTTTATCTGATCATATTTTAGTTGATGGTAAAGATCTACCTGATAAGGTTAATTATAAAGTTATACTATTAAACAAACCTCCTGGAATAATATCTAGCTGTAAAGATAATCATGGAAGGGAAACAATATTAAGCTTAATCCCTGAACATCTTCGTCATGGCATACATCCTGTAGGTCGATTAGATTCATATAGCAGAGGAGCAATTCTGTTGACTAACAATGGAGAATTAACTCTGAGACTTACTCATCCCAAGTACTCACATACAAAAACATATCTTGTTTGGGTAAGTGGCCAACCTAGTCAATTAATTTTAGATAATTGGAGGAAAGGAATATCACTTGATGGAAAAATGACAATGCCAGCGACTATAAAAGTGAAAGAAGTTATGAACAATAAAACACTTCTTAAAGTGACGATGAAAGAGGGGCGTAATCGACAAATCAGAAAATTAGCTGCCATTTTTGGACATCCTGTCAAGGATCTACAACGGATAGCGATCGCAAATATAAAATTGAATGGCTTACAAGAAGGGAAATGGCGTGAATTAAACTCAAGCGAATGGATTTCGATTCTTAATTAG
- a CDS encoding FAD-binding oxidoreductase: protein MAYSETKVVIGGLAHIPIIIGFFYLIRRQYTFGAMLRTGKNALSEKVKAAAPAKAAAAPAKAAAPAKAAAPAKAAAPAKKPHSDVPVNTYKPKAPFTGVVTENYSALKEGAIGKVQHITFDLSGADPEFKYVEGQSCGILAAGEDAKGKPHRPRLYSIASTRYGDNFAGNTLSLCVRQLQYEKDGETINGVCSTYLCNLSPGDKVKISGPVGKEMLLPEEEDSNIIMLATGTGIAPMRAYLRRMFEPTEIEKHQWNFKGKAWLFMGAPKTSNLLYDDDFEHYKSKFPENLRYTKAISREQKNTKGGRMYIQDRVLEHAEEIFNMIENPKTHIYLCGLKGMEPGIDEAMTTAAAAKGLDWSELRPKLRKAGRWHAETY from the coding sequence ATGGCTTACTCAGAGACAAAGGTAGTTATTGGTGGTCTTGCACATATTCCTATCATCATTGGTTTTTTCTATCTAATACGCAGACAATATACATTTGGTGCAATGTTGCGAACTGGCAAGAATGCTTTAAGCGAGAAAGTCAAAGCTGCTGCTCCTGCTAAAGCTGCTGCTGCTCCTGCTAAAGCTGCTGCTCCTGCTAAAGCTGCTGCTCCTGCTAAAGCTGCTGCTCCTGCCAAGAAGCCCCATTCAGATGTACCAGTAAACACCTATAAACCTAAAGCACCTTTCACTGGAGTAGTAACTGAAAACTATTCAGCACTCAAAGAAGGAGCGATTGGGAAAGTTCAACACATAACTTTTGATTTATCTGGAGCTGATCCTGAATTCAAATATGTTGAGGGACAAAGTTGTGGAATACTTGCTGCGGGGGAAGATGCTAAAGGCAAACCACACAGACCAAGACTTTATTCAATAGCTAGTACGAGATATGGCGATAACTTTGCTGGAAATACTCTTTCCTTATGTGTTCGCCAACTGCAATATGAAAAAGATGGTGAAACAATAAATGGAGTTTGTTCTACTTATTTATGCAATCTCTCTCCAGGAGACAAAGTAAAAATTAGTGGACCAGTAGGCAAAGAAATGCTTCTTCCAGAAGAAGAAGATTCAAATATCATAATGCTTGCAACGGGTACTGGCATAGCTCCTATGAGAGCATATTTAAGAAGAATGTTTGAACCTACTGAAATTGAAAAGCATCAGTGGAATTTCAAAGGCAAAGCTTGGTTGTTTATGGGTGCACCTAAAACTTCAAACTTGCTTTACGATGATGACTTTGAGCATTACAAATCAAAATTCCCTGAGAATCTAAGATATACAAAAGCAATCAGTAGAGAACAGAAGAATACAAAAGGAGGAAGAATGTATATTCAGGACAGAGTTCTTGAACATGCAGAAGAAATATTCAATATGATTGAGAATCCCAAGACTCATATTTATTTGTGTGGATTAAAAGGAATGGAGCCCGGAATTGATGAGGCAATGACAACTGCAGCTGCTGCTAAAGGTTTAGATTGGTCTGAACTTAGACCAAAACTAAGAAAAGCAGGTAGATGGCATGCTGAGACATACTAG
- a CDS encoding Villin headpiece domain-containing protein, whose amino-acid sequence MKNSPRKRILAISIFFASILLSSCNSSIKSESNPTNNNSNKNNINFSPASREDMNLYRQIGISYFCLARQAEVQFSKSISIASNNFALLVSKKHGGLIEEIGDKKLTNEQIYQGSYLQVIEGAIQLCPDQVPEEDKEKFLEAVEKLNQNN is encoded by the coding sequence ATGAAAAACTCACCAAGAAAAAGGATCTTGGCTATATCTATTTTTTTTGCTTCAATACTTTTATCAAGTTGTAATTCTTCCATAAAGTCAGAGTCTAATCCAACTAATAACAATTCTAACAAAAATAATATTAATTTTAGTCCTGCGAGTCGTGAAGACATGAATTTATATAGGCAAATTGGCATTAGTTATTTCTGTCTTGCAAGGCAAGCAGAAGTTCAATTTTCAAAGTCAATTTCAATTGCTTCTAATAACTTTGCTTTATTAGTTTCTAAAAAACATGGAGGTCTTATAGAAGAGATAGGTGATAAAAAGTTGACTAATGAACAAATTTATCAAGGATCTTATTTGCAAGTGATTGAAGGAGCTATACAGCTTTGCCCGGATCAAGTCCCTGAAGAGGATAAGGAAAAATTTCTAGAAGCTGTAGAGAAATTAAATCAAAATAATTAA
- the malQ gene encoding 4-alpha-glucanotransferase, whose amino-acid sequence MERNSGILLHPTSLPDSPICGTFGSPARAWLNGLAENGIGVWQFLPLAPPDPLGSPYSSPSSFAFNPWFLDENDLVRDGFLAGNIKKFASEFEGFEKRVDFQLANSKVKVLSSSLIDNWEKQDTTIKEEFEFWCKKQFWLDDHSIFMELRIQNNNLPWWEWPENFAVYDKHELAEWKIDYQKELLGHNLIQWHLDRQWKSIRKLANKLGIFLFGDVPFYVSKDSADVWSNRSLFSILTTSETYLQSGVPPDYFSETGQLWGNPVYRWSRHKANKYRWWRKRISRHLDQVDFLRLDHFRALEAFWAIPGKDKTAENGFWLPSPGKEILGLIKKDCGGSLPLVAEDLGLITSKVEKLRDDYELAGMKILQFAFDGNLNNPYLPENIKDENWIVYTGTHDNSTSLGWWKEIDQDKKEQIKNIIRDSDNFSSWDLISVGMNTRAKLFVAPMQDLLNLDDCSRLNKPGTIEGNWSWRLNKYDLNIKEALYKYGNLAKRYKR is encoded by the coding sequence TTGGAAAGAAATTCAGGAATCCTACTTCATCCAACCTCATTACCTGATAGCCCTATTTGCGGTACTTTTGGAAGCCCAGCTAGAGCATGGCTTAATGGCCTAGCTGAAAATGGAATAGGAGTATGGCAATTTCTGCCTCTCGCACCCCCAGATCCTCTAGGTTCCCCATATAGTTCTCCTTCTAGTTTCGCTTTTAATCCTTGGTTCCTAGATGAAAATGATTTAGTGAGAGATGGCTTTTTAGCTGGAAATATAAAAAAATTTGCCTCTGAATTTGAGGGTTTTGAAAAAAGAGTTGATTTTCAATTAGCTAATTCAAAAGTTAAAGTTTTAAGTTCTTCTTTGATTGATAATTGGGAAAAACAAGATACTACTATTAAAGAGGAATTTGAATTTTGGTGTAAAAAGCAATTTTGGTTAGATGATCATTCCATTTTCATGGAATTAAGGATTCAGAATAATAATCTTCCATGGTGGGAATGGCCTGAAAATTTTGCTGTATATGATAAGCATGAATTAGCAGAATGGAAAATAGATTATCAAAAAGAGTTATTAGGTCATAACCTGATCCAATGGCATTTAGATAGGCAGTGGAAATCAATAAGAAAACTTGCAAATAAATTAGGAATTTTTTTATTTGGAGATGTTCCTTTTTATGTATCTAAAGACAGTGCAGATGTATGGAGTAATCGATCATTATTTTCTATTTTAACCACTTCAGAGACATACCTTCAAAGTGGAGTCCCTCCTGATTATTTTTCTGAGACTGGACAACTTTGGGGAAATCCTGTTTATCGTTGGAGCAGGCATAAGGCAAATAAATACAGATGGTGGAGAAAAAGAATTTCAAGACACTTAGATCAGGTTGATTTTTTACGTCTTGATCATTTTCGTGCTTTAGAAGCTTTTTGGGCTATTCCCGGAAAAGACAAAACAGCAGAGAATGGATTTTGGTTGCCCTCTCCTGGAAAGGAGATACTTGGTTTAATAAAAAAAGATTGTGGAGGCTCACTTCCTCTAGTTGCAGAAGATTTAGGTCTTATAACTTCAAAAGTTGAAAAGTTAAGAGATGATTATGAATTGGCTGGAATGAAGATACTCCAATTTGCTTTTGATGGGAATTTAAATAATCCCTATTTACCAGAGAATATTAAAGATGAAAATTGGATTGTTTATACAGGAACTCACGATAATTCAACTTCTCTTGGTTGGTGGAAAGAAATAGATCAAGATAAAAAAGAACAAATTAAAAATATTATTCGTGATTCTGATAACTTTTCTTCTTGGGACTTGATTAGTGTTGGAATGAATACGAGAGCAAAACTATTCGTAGCTCCTATGCAAGATTTATTAAATCTTGATGATTGTTCTCGATTAAATAAGCCTGGAACAATCGAAGGGAATTGGTCATGGCGATTAAACAAATATGATTTAAATATAAAAGAGGCTTTGTACAAATATGGTAATTTAGCTAAAAGATATAAACGTTGA
- a CDS encoding ribose-phosphate pyrophosphokinase encodes MTSFITAAHPENTSLTHDTNRLRLISGTSNTALAKEIATYMGITNVPLVSKRFADGELYVQIQQSIRGCDVFLIQPTCAPVNDSLMELMIMVDACKRASARQITAVIPYFGYARADRKTAGRESITAKLTANILVKSGVDRVLAMDLHSAQIQGYFDIPCDHIYGSPVLVDYLSTMQLEEIVVVSPDVGGVARARAFAKQMKDSPLAIIDKRRSGHNVAESLTVIGEVSGKTAILIDDMIDTGGTICAGAELLRKEGANKVIACASHAVFSPPAYDRLSKKDLFEQVIVTNSIPVPNNQHFTQLKVLSVANMLGEAIWRIHEESSVSSMFR; translated from the coding sequence GTGACCAGTTTTATCACTGCAGCACATCCTGAAAATACTAGTCTCACTCATGACACTAATAGGCTCAGGTTAATCAGTGGGACATCTAATACAGCATTAGCCAAAGAGATTGCCACATATATGGGGATAACAAATGTCCCTCTGGTTTCAAAAAGATTTGCGGATGGTGAGCTCTATGTCCAAATCCAGCAATCAATTAGAGGATGCGATGTCTTTCTAATACAACCAACTTGTGCTCCTGTAAATGACAGTTTAATGGAGCTGATGATCATGGTTGATGCTTGCAAAAGAGCTTCTGCAAGACAAATTACAGCCGTAATACCATACTTTGGTTATGCCAGAGCAGACAGAAAAACCGCAGGAAGGGAGTCAATAACCGCAAAACTCACAGCAAATATTCTTGTCAAATCAGGCGTTGATAGAGTACTTGCGATGGATTTACATTCAGCTCAAATACAAGGTTATTTTGATATCCCCTGTGATCACATATATGGTTCACCAGTTTTAGTGGATTATTTATCAACTATGCAGCTTGAAGAAATCGTAGTCGTCTCTCCTGACGTAGGAGGCGTGGCCAGAGCAAGAGCTTTTGCAAAACAAATGAAAGATTCACCCCTCGCGATTATTGATAAAAGGCGCTCAGGTCATAATGTGGCTGAAAGCCTTACAGTTATTGGAGAAGTTTCTGGGAAAACAGCCATATTAATTGATGATATGATTGACACTGGTGGAACTATTTGTGCAGGAGCTGAATTATTAAGAAAAGAAGGTGCAAACAAAGTTATTGCATGTGCATCTCATGCTGTATTCTCTCCACCTGCTTATGACAGACTTTCAAAAAAGGATCTTTTTGAACAAGTTATTGTAACTAACAGTATTCCAGTCCCAAATAATCAACATTTCACACAATTAAAAGTTTTATCAGTTGCAAATATGCTTGGAGAAGCTATATGGAGAATTCACGAAGAAAGTTCTGTAAGTTCTATGTTTAGATAA
- a CDS encoding helix-turn-helix domain-containing protein → MALTFPFKKKSSNLSNLHDEPDPDYDFLKAINLFKSQRKKFEVSLEELSEKTKISKNVLIAIENGWKKYLPEATYLISMIKKLEIELKLEKGSLNGLLNQKVTVNSLSKFKFNFINIDFLNSWVGSLLYIITMLLSIFAINFQQEYLLKIHSISTEPIILNDPEKPNEDINQ, encoded by the coding sequence ATGGCTTTAACATTTCCGTTTAAAAAGAAATCATCAAACTTGTCAAATTTGCATGACGAACCAGATCCTGATTATGATTTTTTAAAAGCAATAAATCTATTTAAATCTCAAAGAAAGAAATTTGAAGTTTCATTAGAAGAATTGTCAGAGAAGACAAAGATCTCAAAGAATGTACTAATAGCAATAGAAAATGGATGGAAAAAATATCTCCCAGAAGCAACATATTTAATTTCAATGATCAAAAAACTTGAAATTGAGCTTAAGTTAGAGAAAGGAAGTTTAAATGGTCTATTAAACCAAAAAGTTACTGTAAATAGTCTATCTAAATTTAAATTTAATTTTATAAATATAGACTTTCTAAATAGCTGGGTTGGGAGTTTATTATATATTATTACTATGCTTTTATCAATATTTGCAATAAATTTCCAACAAGAATACCTTCTAAAGATACATAGTATATCCACTGAACCAATTATCCTAAATGATCCTGAGAAACCGAATGAAGATATAAATCAATAG
- the pepN gene encoding aminopeptidase N — protein MLTQKSIKLSDYIEYPFLIPTINLDFNICKEYVFVQVSMIIKPKAKQTSNLILQGNQIKLLSISINDDELARAEYILSDNLLVIHNPPLSEFELKIKSKIDPFNNTSLEGLYLSSGMLTTQCEAEGFRNICFHPDRPDVLSKYTVRIEADKLSYPVLLSNGNMKYSDDLNNNRHEIIWEDPFPKPCYLFALVAGDLNKVSDKYITNTGRLISIKIYVERGDEKYTQHAISSLKKAMKWDEDKYGLEYDLDEYKIVAVRHFNMGAMENKGLNIFNSKLVLADSKTATDDELERIESVIAHEYFHNWTGNRITCRDWFQLSLKEGLTVFRDQSFTSDLHNSGIKRIEDVSFLRNFQFAEDKGPTSHAVKPKEYVAIDNFYTTTIYEKGAELIRMIELLIGSEKFMKGFKNYIDTFDGCAATTEDFISSIIKGAYVEEENCNFDVEKFKNWYYKSGTPKVYISQSWDSNNSILNVSFEQVIDHGMANDNVEMVIPILYSCYSSEKEGKTFAKDNLFVLDKHKKNLQINILSDEKKTPILSIFRRFSSPVLWESDLSIDDYLFLFLNDNDYFTRWDSGQFLMRKIIKSRIENTTNYSLEDSFYNAIKQSIKSLGINDPFFLAKLLTIPGFSELESMFKKVDPISIYKESVNFEVAIGNNILEDLRILSEQVLVNINQVWPMGKGERKILGTIWTYLALAGDMKVKRICVDSIANSSMTISRAALNALKSLDCPETKEASNLFYEAWSDNPVVLDSWFSYEASRPNKQGIDIIENLLSHPKFDWKAPNSIRAVLGGFSKNIELFHSLDGKGYLFMAEKLIELDKINPITASRIVKVYSKWKSYKDKNKEEMYKAIIKINQANISSNTKEVVELMLK, from the coding sequence ATGTTAACTCAAAAATCAATTAAATTATCAGATTATATTGAATATCCATTCTTAATACCAACTATAAATTTAGACTTTAATATTTGTAAGGAATATGTTTTTGTCCAAGTTTCGATGATAATCAAACCAAAGGCAAAACAAACTTCAAATCTTATTCTTCAAGGTAATCAAATTAAATTATTATCTATATCAATTAATGATGATGAATTGGCTCGGGCAGAATATATTCTTTCGGATAATCTTTTGGTTATTCATAATCCTCCACTATCTGAATTTGAATTAAAAATAAAATCTAAAATTGATCCTTTCAATAATACCTCATTAGAAGGCTTGTATTTAAGTTCTGGAATGCTTACTACCCAATGCGAAGCTGAAGGCTTTAGAAATATATGTTTTCATCCTGATAGACCTGATGTTTTAAGCAAATATACAGTAAGGATAGAAGCCGATAAACTCTCTTATCCTGTATTATTGTCAAATGGGAATATGAAATATTCTGATGATTTAAATAATAATAGACATGAAATTATTTGGGAAGATCCTTTCCCTAAACCTTGCTATTTATTTGCTTTAGTGGCTGGTGATTTAAACAAAGTATCTGATAAATATATAACAAATACTGGAAGACTAATTTCTATTAAAATATATGTTGAGCGTGGAGATGAAAAATATACACAACACGCTATAAGCTCACTAAAAAAAGCAATGAAATGGGATGAAGATAAATATGGCCTTGAGTATGATTTAGATGAATATAAGATTGTTGCCGTAAGACATTTTAATATGGGAGCAATGGAAAATAAGGGATTAAATATTTTTAATTCTAAATTGGTATTGGCTGATTCAAAAACTGCAACCGATGATGAATTAGAGAGGATAGAAAGTGTAATTGCCCATGAGTATTTTCATAATTGGACTGGTAATAGGATTACATGTCGAGATTGGTTTCAGCTATCTTTAAAGGAGGGATTGACAGTATTCAGAGACCAATCTTTTACTTCTGATCTTCATAATTCTGGTATAAAAAGAATCGAGGATGTTTCCTTTCTTCGAAACTTTCAGTTTGCGGAAGATAAGGGACCCACATCACATGCTGTGAAGCCTAAAGAATATGTTGCTATAGATAATTTTTATACAACGACAATATATGAAAAAGGTGCTGAGTTAATAAGAATGATTGAACTTTTAATTGGATCTGAAAAATTCATGAAAGGTTTTAAAAATTATATTGATACTTTCGATGGTTGTGCAGCTACTACAGAGGATTTCATTTCTTCAATAATAAAAGGTGCTTATGTTGAAGAAGAAAATTGTAATTTTGATGTTGAAAAATTTAAGAATTGGTATTACAAGTCAGGGACACCAAAGGTTTATATAAGTCAATCTTGGGATTCAAATAATTCAATTTTAAATGTTTCATTTGAACAAGTAATAGATCATGGTATGGCTAATGATAATGTTGAAATGGTTATCCCAATTCTTTATTCTTGTTATAGCAGTGAAAAAGAAGGCAAGACTTTTGCAAAGGATAATTTATTTGTATTAGATAAACATAAAAAGAATCTACAAATTAATATTTTATCTGATGAGAAGAAAACTCCTATTTTATCTATATTTAGACGATTCTCTTCTCCAGTTCTTTGGGAATCTGATTTATCAATAGATGACTATCTTTTCCTTTTTTTAAATGATAATGATTATTTTACAAGGTGGGATTCTGGTCAGTTTTTGATGCGTAAGATAATTAAATCTAGGATTGAAAATACAACAAATTATTCATTAGAAGATAGTTTTTATAATGCTATTAAACAGTCAATCAAATCTTTAGGAATAAATGATCCTTTTTTCTTAGCAAAGCTTTTAACAATACCTGGCTTTTCTGAGTTGGAATCTATGTTTAAAAAAGTAGACCCTATTTCTATTTATAAAGAGTCTGTAAACTTTGAAGTCGCAATTGGTAATAATATTCTTGAGGATTTAAGAATATTATCTGAACAAGTATTAGTAAATATTAACCAGGTGTGGCCCATGGGGAAAGGCGAGAGAAAAATATTAGGAACAATATGGACTTATTTAGCACTTGCAGGGGATATGAAAGTAAAAAGAATTTGTGTTGACTCAATCGCTAATTCTTCAATGACTATTTCAAGGGCAGCTCTTAATGCATTAAAGTCACTTGATTGCCCTGAAACAAAGGAAGCTTCTAATTTATTTTATGAAGCTTGGAGTGATAATCCGGTGGTTTTGGACTCATGGTTCTCTTATGAGGCCTCCAGGCCTAATAAACAAGGAATTGATATTATTGAGAATTTACTTTCTCATCCTAAATTTGATTGGAAGGCTCCTAATTCAATTCGTGCTGTTTTAGGAGGATTTAGTAAAAACATTGAATTATTTCATTCTTTAGATGGAAAAGGCTATTTGTTTATGGCAGAGAAATTAATAGAATTAGATAAAATTAATCCAATAACGGCTTCAAGAATAGTCAAAGTTTATAGTAAATGGAAATCTTATAAAGATAAAAATAAGGAAGAGATGTATAAAGCAATTATAAAAATAAATCAAGCAAATATATCATCGAATACTAAGGAGGTAGTCGAACTTATGTTGAAGTAA
- a CDS encoding ABC1 kinase family protein yields MKYDFKRDLIWLILRPWILVPRFIQIVGAISLLLARLIFQGSSTDQKTQKSLAKFLLNTLVGLGPCFIKVGQALSTRPDLIRKDWLEELTNLQDNLPAFSHEKALEIIENELGRPANHLFEEFPSTPIASASLGQVYKARLSKNYWVAVKVQRPLLIFNIRRDIVIIKILGVLSAPILPLNLGFGLGEIIDEFGRSLFDEVDYKKEAKNAEKFSTLFHENKAVTIPKVERHLSSVKVLTTSWIDGTKLKDRKELITNNLNPSKIIRTGVISGIQQLLEFGYFHADPHPGNMFALKGNNGDLGNIAYVDFGMMDSISEEDRLTLTGAIVHLINNDFYAVAKDFQKLGFLSAEQDLKPLVPVLKEVLGSAIGKDVASFNFKEITNKFSELMFDYPFRVPARFALIIRAVISQEGLALRLDPDFKIIDLAYPYVAKRLLTSDTNEMLNILLDVIFDQNGHIRVERVENLFDVLVQDSTTPAKELIPVAGAGLKLLTSSRGSLVRKNLLMSIIKDEKIDTKDMKQLIKLVRKTFNPLKMASGILKQNNTQVA; encoded by the coding sequence ATGAAATACGATTTCAAAAGAGATTTAATCTGGTTAATCTTAAGGCCATGGATTTTAGTACCTAGATTTATTCAGATTGTCGGCGCTATATCTCTTCTTTTAGCAAGACTTATTTTTCAAGGTTCTAGTACTGATCAAAAGACCCAAAAGAGTCTCGCTAAATTTCTTCTTAATACACTTGTTGGTCTTGGTCCTTGTTTTATAAAAGTAGGCCAAGCACTATCTACAAGGCCAGATCTAATTAGAAAAGATTGGCTAGAGGAATTAACAAACTTACAAGACAACTTACCAGCTTTTTCTCACGAAAAAGCACTTGAAATTATTGAAAATGAGCTTGGGAGGCCAGCAAATCATCTTTTTGAAGAATTCCCATCAACACCAATAGCCTCAGCCAGTCTTGGACAAGTATATAAAGCCAGGTTAAGCAAAAACTATTGGGTAGCAGTAAAAGTCCAGAGACCTCTTCTGATTTTTAACATTAGAAGAGATATTGTAATTATTAAAATACTGGGTGTACTAAGTGCGCCAATACTACCTTTAAATCTTGGATTCGGGTTAGGTGAAATAATTGATGAATTTGGAAGAAGTTTATTTGATGAAGTTGATTACAAAAAAGAAGCAAAGAATGCTGAGAAATTTTCTACCCTTTTTCACGAAAACAAAGCAGTTACGATACCAAAAGTAGAAAGACATTTATCATCCGTAAAAGTATTAACCACAAGCTGGATTGATGGTACAAAATTAAAAGATAGAAAAGAATTAATTACAAATAATTTAAATCCATCAAAAATAATTAGAACTGGTGTTATCAGTGGAATTCAACAATTGTTGGAGTTCGGTTATTTTCATGCAGACCCTCATCCAGGAAACATGTTCGCTCTTAAAGGAAATAATGGTGATTTAGGGAATATAGCCTACGTTGATTTTGGAATGATGGATTCAATATCAGAAGAAGATAGATTAACTCTTACGGGTGCAATTGTTCACCTTATTAATAATGATTTTTATGCTGTAGCTAAAGATTTTCAAAAGCTTGGTTTCCTAAGTGCAGAACAAGATTTAAAACCACTAGTACCTGTCTTAAAGGAAGTTCTAGGAAGTGCAATTGGAAAAGATGTTGCCTCATTTAACTTCAAAGAAATTACTAATAAATTTTCAGAGTTAATGTTTGATTACCCTTTTAGAGTTCCTGCAAGATTTGCCTTAATTATCAGAGCAGTAATTAGTCAAGAGGGACTTGCCTTAAGACTTGATCCTGATTTCAAAATTATTGACTTGGCATATCCTTATGTAGCCAAAAGATTACTAACTTCAGATACAAATGAGATGTTAAACATACTTTTAGACGTAATATTTGATCAGAATGGTCATATAAGAGTTGAGCGAGTAGAGAATTTATTTGATGTATTAGTTCAAGACTCAACTACACCTGCAAAAGAGCTAATTCCTGTAGCAGGTGCAGGTCTTAAACTATTAACTAGTTCTAGAGGCTCATTGGTTAGAAAAAACTTATTAATGAGTATTATTAAAGATGAGAAAATAGATACAAAAGATATGAAGCAATTAATCAAATTAGTACGAAAAACATTTAATCCCTTAAAAATGGCTTCGGGCATTTTAAAACAAAATAATACACAAGTTGCATAG